A stretch of DNA from Spirosoma endbachense:
ACATACACCCTGATTTTTCTGGATAAGACCCGCAGTGTCAATATCAATAAGGCATTCGTAGCCCAGAAATACCAACAGGCCATTACTGACCTTATCGACCAGAATGTCCGGCAAAAAGGCGACCGGCTCGAGGTGTATTTTATCCATGAAAACACCTCGAAAGCCCGGGCCCTCAACGTATCGGTTCGCTCTGAAATGGATGATGTATCGGCAGCCAGCCCAACCGACCGAGAAACGGCCGAAACCGAATTTGCGATGACTCTTTCTAAGGAGAAAGCCCAGATTCGTCAGCGCGTATTACAACAGTTAGTTGCCCAGAACTCAGGATCATCCAACCAGGAAACTGATATTTGGGCCAGTTTGCCCGTCATTGCCAAAGCCAACGAGACCGGAGCCACCGTGAAAGTGTATTACCTGAGCGACATGATTGAAAGCGTAAAGGGCACCGGCCGACGTGATTTCCAGGTAAAGCCACCCAAGGATAACGCCCAGGCCGACGAGTGGGCCAAACTGGATGCGGAACAATTGAAGCGCTACACCCTCGGTAGTCCAGATATTACGATGATCCTGCCGTTTGAGCCGAACGCATCCGTCAAGGAAAATAACCCTGCCGTAACGCAATACTGGCAGACGCTGTTCTCGGAATTGGGCGTCGGAACGGTGGCTGAAGAATGATTATGCTAGGATACGGGCACTTCTGCCTGAATCGTGAACTGGTAGCCCTGATCAAAGCCCGAAAAATCCTTTCGTAAACAGTATGATGTTAGTATAAGGCCATCTCCCTGGCGACGAACGGCAAGGTAGTGGAATAGGGGTTTATACGTCGTTGCCATATCGGGAAGGCGGCTTGGCGACATATTCAATGGCTGTCGGAGGCCCCCGCCCCCGCCAATGACCAGAAACTCTTTTCCCTCAAACTGGTATCGCTCGAAAGCGTGCGAATGCCCTGTAATAAACAGCCGCCCCTTTTGCGATTTGGTATAGGCAGGCACAAATCGTTGCTGAACCAGCTTCGAGGAACCAACCAGTTTGCTGTTTGAGTACGGAGCGTGGTGGCAGGTGACGATAATAACGTTCACATTCGGGTCGGCATCCAGATCACGAAGCGTCTGTTCATACCAGGTTTGCTGTTTCACCAGATCAGCAACAGACAGTATGCCGAAATTAGAGTTCAACATGACTACAGCGATGCCATCGGTGGTTTTTATGTAGCCGGTAGGACTGTGTTCCGGAAAGCGTTGCTGGAAATTCCGGGCGCCTTTTCGGGGACGGCCCATCACGTCATGGTTACCCATAATCGCATAGACCGCGGTGCCTACTTCGGTACATTTCGCCAGAAACTGATCAATAATCCGCCACTTATTATTCCTGTAGCCCAGCGATACAATGTCACCGAGCCAATAAAGTACGGCGGGTTTCAATCGTATGATTTCAGCAAAGATTGTGGTTGTCGCTTTGGTGTTCTGGTGTGCTCGCAGCACTAACCGCTCAACCCACATCGGGGCTTGCGTATCACTCAAAAATAGAATCTCTTTTTTATGATCTTCCTGATTCATAACGTCTTACCAAGTCAATTTTATCGGTGTCAGTTTCGTATTTGAATCGGCATTATAGCTTGCTGGTATGGTCCGATTCAAACTCCAAAATCACGTTACCACGAAAACGCACGCCAAACCAGTTGTAGTTCGGCTGTAAAGGCAGCATTTTCAACGGCTACCGCATCATACCATTTTAATTCGCCAGCGATTCTAAAACGACGCCCAACCGGATAGGTGTATGAAGCGGCCGCCATCCAGCCCAAACTAATTGTATTTGACTCTACTTTTCCCGCATAATCCAGCCTCGAATGGTTTACATAAGCACCCGTTCCGACGGTCACGGCCATCCGCCGAACCAGATTTTGCTCAAACCCTCTCACCCAAGCCAATGGCATTGAAAATACCAATAACACGGGCACTGCCGACACATATACATGAGTTCGTTCGCCCAGAACCTGCCCACGATAGCTATACATGGTTGTCCAGCCGGTTTCTACTCCCACCCGGAGCCGATGGTCGGGGTACCACATGACCCGGAGCGATGCAGGAACGCCAAACCGACTGATACGGGCCTGCTCCAGTCCCGGTGGAACGCCCAGATGCGTCGAATAGTACGACAGGCCACCACCAGCCGTTACAACGAGCGCATAGTCCCAGCGACGGGTTCGTATGGAGTCAGGCAAGCGTGGTCTGATTCGCGTTGAGTCGCCGGATAACCGCCCATACCGGCGGGTTCGGGTCGAATCTGTCGAGCGTCGTCTTTCCTGAGCGTTTGCCAGATCGCTGCTCAGTATCAGGCCAACGACCAATCCGGCTATATATAAACGAATTCCCATACGATTACTGGTCTACGTAATGATAATAGGCAACTACCGGCGAATAGTTTGACAGAATACCATCAAATGAATTTTCGGCAATGAACTCACGGATAAATTCAGGCTCATCGAGTGTCCAGACGAATACGGTTCGTCCTTCAGCCTGCATGGCTTTCACTTCTTCTGTTTGCGGGCCAAGTGTCCAGCGGGGTGCCCAGATCCGGGCATTCAAATTTCGGGTGATCGAGGTATCCAGTTCACACAGAATGGGCGTATTCTCTTTATCGCTGAGCGCTTTGTAGGATTCAACAGCATCAGTACTTGGAAGGCCAATGACTATTCGGAGATTTCGCCGGGCCAGAATAGCTTTCTGCCGGTATTTTTGTTGAATGGCCTGTACTTTATCCATTGGGCCTATGTATTTCGTATCAAGCCAGACAAATTCCAGCGATGTGTTGTTGACAACTGTCTCCAATGCCTCTTCCAGCGTTGGAATTTTTTCGCCATTTATGAGCCTGATCAATGAACTTAGCTGCTGATAGGTATAGTTTTCGACCGGGCCAGCTAACCCATTTTTCTGTACCAGCCTTAGGTTAAGCGTGTTGTCGTGATACAAAATAGGTACGCCATCTTTAGTATAGCGCACATCGATTTCAATACCAGTTGCCCCAAGGCGTGAGGCCAGTTTAATGATCTCAACCGAATTTTCGGACGCGGGTAATAAATCGGATGTTCGGCCACCACTCCGGTGCGCCATAATCGAGAATGGTCTGCGATTAAGTGGCCTGCTATAGGCCAATGTTAGTTTTTGCGTTGGCTGCGTTGAATTTTCACCATACATGCCCTCCATGACCAGTGTATCCCCTTCGACCAGACTCCCCGTAAATGCCTGTAGCCGTCCGCTATGTCTGACCCGAACCGCTAACCGGGCCAGCCCTGTTCTCGTATTTACCAATTTTCTCCAGTAACCAGCCATCGCCAGACTATCTGTTTTGGCATTGATTTCGAGGTTGAAAAAACCGGCATCAAGTCCGGTAAAGACGGACAAATAATGCGTCGTATCAGTACCTTCATTGGTATAGGTCCATTTCAGCGCTACCTGATCTCCAAACAGACCAGCGCCGTCCGTAACCCTATAAACGCCTTCCATGGCACGCCGAATAGCCGGCGTAAACTTACCTGCCCCCGGTTTATTGGTAAAGGTGTACGGTACAGGAGCTTCGTAGTCCTTCTGGCATCCAACCAAGAGCAGAAGTAACAGGCTCATTAATAAATATGCTGATCGCATCACAGGATAAAGCCGAAAATGAGTTGTGGATATAACAGATTGCGGTCAAATGTGTCGTATAATGACCAAAGCTGCCAGTTGAAGTTGGAATAAGCCGCTCTGAAACCTACCGATACGTGACGATTATTATAAAAAGGCTGCTCCAGCATGAATGTAAAAGCCACTCCATTAACCTGCCGCCGATCATAGACAACGGCCAGATTTCCCACCTTCGAGCGGTAATACAGATCCATGATCGCTTCCGCTTTCACCGTTAACTCCAGGTCTCTCGTCAATCGATAACCAACCGATAAGTTTGGAAAACTCTGCACACCATAGGCCTGACTATTAAACACATCTTTGATCTGTAGAGCCCCGAACCAGCCCGTTAGATCATAGCCAGCAGCCAAATACAGCCGATCCGTAAGCGGAGTAGCCCAGCGTAGCCCTAACATCAGGTTACTCTGCACGATCTGCGTCTGCAATCGACTCACCGCAAATAAATGCTTCGTTAAACCGCGCTGAAGATTGAAATCAATTGCGGGAACACTTACCCGGATCTCTTCGGTCAACTCAGGGGGCGTTGTCGTGAAAACAGCCCCAATGGACATGCGCCATTTGCCGGGAACAGGCGCTTGCGGAAAGTAGATTTCCGGCTGATCGGGCCACTCTGAAGCTGGCACTCGCTGTGCCATAACAACCGATGCAGTTATAGCGATCAGACTCGCTAACCCGCAAATTTTCTTACATGTGTTTCGAATGGTGGCCACCTAGTTACGTGATAAAACAGACGCACTGATGGATGTAAACTACTTCAGATCGAATTATGTTAAGACAGACCGTCGGAAGAATGAAATTTTCTTCCGACAGTCTGCTCTGATTGAAAAGTAGGGCTTACAAGGGCTTGAAACCCGCGTAGGCCCTTAACGGTTGTTGATTAATACCAAACAGCAACGAATTACCGATTGGCACTACAGACCGAACATCGCCCGTTAGTTCAAACCCCGACTGTGATTGAGGTACTGCCGAAAAATTTCCCCGCCCATCGCCCCGCAGCAGAAGACCGGCATTGGCGTCTGAGCGGCCAAACCGTAATCGGGCTTTCGATGTGTTTCCGCATAAAAGCAGGTCTTTTCGCCCATCATGATCATAATCAAGAGTGGTTAACGTGAAGATCGGGGCTGTCTGTACAGCCAGTGGCAATGGCTTTTCAGCGAGTTTGCCAGATGGCGTACTGGCAAAATAGGCTGTTTTAAGATAAGTAGCCGTCAGTTTCGACGCATCGCGTAATTCTTCTTCCTTAAACACGTCGGCAAGGGTAGCATTCGAATAACTCTCATAATTCGTAAAGCGATGCCTTAACATACCGACCTGCTCAAGCAACTCGTCGCGGGTGGCATGAGGGTAGCTTTTACCTTGTACATACAGGCACAGAATTGGATCTATTTTCCCGTTTTTGTCGAAATCTTTGTAGTAGAGTTCGGCGGGCTCCTGTTCGCTGGCCCGGCATTGTGTGTTCAGACCTTGATTACCAATCACCAGATCAGGCCGACCATCGCCATTAAAATCATCGACTACTAATTTATTCCACCAGCCGCGATACTCTTTGCCAAGATACGCCTGAGTCTGGTCGGTCAACCGACCGTTTTCCCACGAAAACACCGAAACCGGCATCCATTCGCCAACCACGACCAGTTCAGGCTTACGATCAGCATTGAGATCGGTCCAGGCCGCATCCGTAACCATTCCGATTTGGGCGAGTAGTGGAGCCAACTGAGCCGTTTTGTCGCTAAAATGAGGAAGTTTCCCCTGCCCATCGTTGATGAGCAAATAACTCTTCGGCGATTCAGGGTATCGGCCCGGTACTACCCTGCCACCCACAAACAGGTCGGGTCGTCCATCCATGTTGGCATCACCTACCCGCACACAACCCGCACTGGTTTGCAAGGCGGGCAACGCGTTCGAACTTTTCGTAAAGTGCCCTTTACCATCGTTCAGGTACAGCCGATCCTGCAACAATCGGTCATCGGGCATTAAATTACCGTAGTAGCCACTGCACACGTAGAGATCAGGAAAGCCATCGGCATTGGCATCAAAAAAAACAGCATCGGCATCGTTATACGCCTTATCAGCCTCAAAGTCAGGCTGTACCAGTCGGCTGAATTGATTGTTTGCCTGTTGGATAAATAACGTTCCGGCCTGCTCACCACTGCCTCCGGCATAGATATCCTCTCGGCCATCGCCATTCACATCGGCCTTTACCAGACAGGGGCCATTGAACGACTGTGCATTGACCAACAGCGTTTGCCGCTTAAAATCGTTGGCCGTGTTTACTGGGTCGGCAAAAGCCAGTGGTGCTTTCACTTCCTTAAACATAGCGGGTGCAGCAAGTGGCGGGCTGTAGGTCGAGCTGGCCTCTTTTTCCTGTATTTTCAGGAGTTGATCTCCTTTCACGTTCGTCAATACCTGTTGCTTTCCCGTTGGCCAGACAACACGCAGCGAATCTATTGTTGCACGCGTGCCTAAGCCAAAATGGAGCCGTGGCGACATGCTCGACTGATAGCCACGGGTTGGCATTTGCTCGACATACTGCTGCTTCCCGGCACTGTACAGGGTTACTTTAGCCCCTACTCCCTGCGTATTGGCGCCCGAGCCCGTGAGTTGCACGGACAGATAATGATGGTTTCGTTCCTTACTGGTTTCGTTCTGAAAAACAAAGGCTGGTTGATTCGTATTATTGACAATCAGGTCAAGGTCGCCATCGTTGTCCAGATCGGCATAGGCAGCCCCCGTACTGTTCGATGTTTGCGTTAGTCCCCAATCAGCAGCAACGTTGGTAAACGTAACTTCCCCCGCTGTATCGCCCCCTCGATTGCGGAACATATAATTCATGACGTTCGACGAAGGGATTTTATGCACCAGTTCGAGCACATCTTCGCGACTGAAATTAGCGGGCCTGTTCTGCATGTAGTCGGTCATATACTTCAGGAAATCCTGATTCGTATAATCCCGGACGTAGCCGTTTGTCACATACAGGTCTTTCCAGCCGTCATTGTCGTAGTCGGCCAGCAGGGGCGACCAGCTCCAGTCCGTATTCGAAACACCTGCCAGCTGGCCAATTTCGCTGAAAACCGGCACCGTTTTGCGTGCCTTTATTTCTCCGCCCTCATTGATCTGGAGCATATTGCGCATATGCTGATAATGAAACCCAGACGCTACGGCAAGGTCGAACTTTTCGTAGTTATCGGGAGCCATCAATAATTTCTGCCGCCGGTTATCTTCAGGCAGCATATCGAGCGTCAGAATGTCGGGCCGGGCATCGTTATTGACATCGGCGACATCATTACCCATCGAGAATTGGGATGTGTGGCGGATGCTATTTTTTAGCTGATTCGTAAACGTGCCGTCCTGATTATTCAGATACAGGTAATCGGGTATGGTATAATCGTTGGAGATGTACAGATCAGGCCAGCCATCAGCATTCAGGTCAGATACGCCCAATCCCAACCCATAACTCAACACAGAACTGCTCAACCCCGAACGTTCGGTAACATCCTCAAAACTCTTTCCGGTATTCTTTAGTAAACGAACGCCAATCTCTGGATTACTTTGTTTCAATAAAGCCGATGTTGGCCCTGGATCAAGTACGGGTAAAAGACGCGGATTATGATTCAGCAGGAATAAGTCCAGATCACCGTCGCGGTCGTAATCGAAAAACGTGCCCTGCGTCGTCTGGCCGGGTTTGTCTAGCCCCCATTGCACCGTTTGATCTGAAAAGTGAGGAGTTCCCTGGGCATCGGGCCCATCGTTAATGAATAACTGGGGCACTCGCTTGAAAGGCGGCAAACTACCAGAATAGCAAACAAACAGATCAAGTCGCCCATCGCCGTTGACATCAGCCATTGAAACACCGGTTCGCCAGGGGCCTTCGCGTCCGGCAACACCGGCCGTTGCCGTTACGTCGGTAAACTTCATGTTCCCTTTATTCAGGTATAACTGATTAGGAACCATGTTGCCGCTGAAGTAGATATCCTCCAATCCATCCCCATTCAGATCACCAACCGCCACACCGCCACCATTGTAGAAGTATTCGTACATCAGCACGTTTGTGTTCAGGCCCTCGGTCAGATTATTGGCGAATGTAATGCCCGTCTGTTCGGGGGTGAGCGATGTAAAGAGTGGAGACCCGTTGCTGGTTGCGCCTTTGTCGGTGGATGAATTACATCCAGACAATACTAAAACGCCAGCAATGCAGAGCAAAAAATAGGTACTTAGGGCTGTGTAGCGCAATGTATTAAGAATAAAGTACAGCTAAATAAAGCAGAAAATGTCAGCGCTGACTAAGCAGTACTGACATTTTCATTAAGAATAAATACTCACTTTTTTACTCGTAACCGGGATTCTGAACCAGTTTATTGTTCCGGTTTATTTCATCGCGGCTAATTGGCAGGAAGTAGATTTTGTCGGCCCACTTCCGGTTTTCCTTACCCGTTCCCAAATCCTGTACACTATACGAATAGGTATAGTTGTCCTTATTGTACTTATAGGTCGTCACCGACTTGCCCGGTTTCAGCTTACCCGTAATAATGATAATCTGGGCCTGTTTTCCTAAGGCGGTTGGTGCTGTCATCCAGCGCCGTACATCGTAGAATCGCTGTTCTTCAAACAGCATTTCGATATTCCGTTCGTTCTGATAACGCGCAGCGAGCGCAGCTCCTGTTTCGGTAATAGCTGGCATACCCACCCGGAAGCGAACTCTATTGATCCAGGTTTTGGCTTCAGCCTCCTGCCCCAGAGCCATACAGGCTTCAGCGTAGTTTAATACGACTTCCGTAAACCGAATTTGAATCGAAGGCACTTCCTGGCGAATATTCTGATCGACGAGCGTTGGATCAGGATCCATGAATTTCCGGATGGCGTAACCTGTCCAGGTACCGTTCCAGTTTTCGATTGAGCTGTTACGCGTATCCAGACCGGAATATTTGGTAGCGCTGCCAGCAGTACCTACCTCATATTCACCCATTTGGATCTGACCAGCCGGATCAATCCCGGCGCCATCTGGCGTGCGGGGTTTCCACTGAGCACCATCAAACAGAATCGACGCGTAGAAACGAGGGTCACGGTTTTCGTAGGGAGCAGCCGCGTGGGTAGCGTTCTTCCAGTCGAACTTCGTGCCGTCCATCATTTCATAGCTGTCTACCAGGTTCTGAGTCGGCTCGCTGGAGGTCCAGCCATGATAGCCGTTCGGCATGTTGTTGCGCGGATACCAGGAACCCCAATCGTCGAACGAAGCCCGGATATAGTATTTCAGGAAAATACCATCCGCTTCGCCACCGCTCCGTGACAGGTATAGATTGATGTAGTTCTGCTGTCCTTCGGCGGCTGTAACGGGCGCGGTCAGATTTAGCTTGTAGCCATACTGATTCAGATCCATAACTGCTTTGGCCGCGTCTTTCGCTTTCTGCCAGCGAGCTGTGCGGTCGCCACTAACATACCCCAGCAACTCAGGCTTGGTGAAACTGGCAATAACGCTCGATTTGGCTTTTGCGGTCGGAATGTCGTGCAGATCACTGGCTGCATACAAGAGCACCCGTGCTTTCAGCGCTAAAGCCGCACCTACTGTTGCGCGGCCACTCGTAAGGGTTTTTCCTTTTAGCAGAATAGCAGCCGAATCCAGATCACTCACAATCGCATTGACACACTCCTCATACGTGTTCCGGGCGACGGTAAAGTCGGCTTCATTCAAGGTATAAGGCGACTTGATGATGGGAATTCCACCATAATAGCGCAGCAACTGATTGTAGAAATAACCGCGCATGAAATACATTTCGCCTTTCATCCGGTCGGCTATGCCACTGCTATTGTCAAACTTAGGCTTGGTCAGATTAAAAATAGCGATGTTAGCGGCCCGAATCCGTGGATATACATCAGACCAGGCCATCGTATTTTTAACCGTCCCCAGGTTTGAAGGGCTTACGTTTGCTTCGTTAACATCCTGTTTACCAAAGCTATAGAGAGCATTATCGGTCTGACAGTCAAAATTCATCTGTTCCAGAATACCGTCGCGAAGCCCGTTGTAAACATCCGTTACGAACGCTTCTGACAAGGACTGGTCAGCCCAGACCGCATCACCCGACACCTTATCGAGAGGCTGCGTATTCAGAAAATCACTGTTACAGGCCACCATCGTCACACCAACAACCAGGCTGAACGACAGGCACTTTATTATATAGTTCATAATGTGCTGATTGATCGTTTAGAAACTAACAGATAAACCCGTGTTGATAACCCGAGCCTGGGGATAGTACTGTGCACTACCGCTGGTAGATTCAGGATCGAACAGACCTTTCATCGAGGGTGAGTAGGTTACCAGATTCAGGCCGTTCACATAAATCCGCAGGCTATTCAGGCCAATTTTGCTGCCAATTTTTCCGGGAAGCGTATAACCCAGTTCCAGGTTCTTTAACCGGGCATAGTCCGTACTCTTCAGCCAGTAGCTGGTGCCGTTCGAGAAATACTGGTTACTGCGGTCAACAATCCGCGGATCGACGGTGCTTGGGTTATCCACTGTCCAGCGGTGATCGTAGCTGTATTTGAGGAAGTTACCAATCGTACCCGATTCCGTTTGCAGGAAGATCTGCCCGCCAGTCGATCCCTGTACAAGAATACTCAAGTCAAAATTCTTGTAGCGCAGAGAGGCATTGAAACCGCCCTGAAAACGAGGCTGGTTGTTTCGGTCGGCCCGTACGCGGTCGTCGCCATTAATTTTACCATCGCCGTTGATATCCTTGAGTTTCATATCACCAGGCCGTAGTAAGCTGGCACCAACACCACTGTAATCCAGCTTGTTGGCATCGATATCAGCCTGGGTAGAGAAAATACCATCATACTGGTACAGAAGCGTACCATTCTGCTGATTCGGATCATTCACGTTGCTTGGAATAGGCTTACCCGTCGAACGCTGCCATTCAGGAGCACCTGGTGTTTCATCCCAGAACGTAATTTGGTTCTTGGCATAACCACCATTCACACTCACGCTATATTTCAGGTCACCCACCTCACCGTTGTAACCAATCCGGAACTCATATCCTTTATTGGTCACCTTACCGATGTTAGTAGCGGGTAATGTAGCGCCGGTTGTTTGTGGAATTGAAGCACTTTTCCGCCACAGGATATTCGACCGCTTGTTTTGGAAGACATCGAATTCGAAGAAAACTTTTCCATTAAACAACGATCCTTCCAGACCAATGTCCGCATTGTTGGCAACCTCCCAGGTTAAGCTCGTGTTTGGCACACCGTTTTCGTACAGCGTCTGCGCTACCTGTCCGCCCGTTACGTAGCCCCAAGCCGAGTTTACTACGTCGCCATAAGCATAGGTAGGCAGGTAATCATATTCGCGCAGTGCATCATTGAAATAAACCTGGTCGTTACCCAACTGACCCCATGACGCCCGCAGTTTGAGCGAACTAACAGCGGGTAAGCTTTTCTTGAAGAAATCTTCTTCAGAGATACGCCAGCCTGCCGATATACCGGGGAAGAAACCCCAACGGCTATTGGCCGGAAACATATACGAACCATCGTATCGCCACAGAAATTCAGCGAGGTACTTTTCTTTAAAGTTGTACCCTGCCCGACCAAAATAGCTCATGCGGGCACGCTGCCAAATAGGCGTATTTGCGGGGTTATTGCCTGAATTTTTCTCGGCGCTACCACCTGCAAACAGCTGATCAATGGCGGTAGAAGCAAAATACTTCCGAAAAGCGAAGAATCCATTTGAATTGGACTGTTCTTTAGTGATCCCGGCCAGTAATGTCACCGCATGATCACCTCCAAACACATGATCGTAGCTTAGGATACCCGATAGCAGCGAGTTGAACTGATCGTTCGTGTACTGGTTAAGTTGGGCCTGAGCGGGTCCTTTCTGCACACGCTGAAGGATAGGCTGCTTGTTCGCGTCATAGGATGTATAATCCCAGCTGTAAACAAACCAGGGTGTTTCCCAGCGTTTGCCCTGCTGAATGTACTTATCTAAAGCTACGCTACCGCTGAATTTCAAGCCAGGAATCCAGGGGTTAGTGATGTTCACGCTGGCGTTGCTTTGCAGATAATAGCGCGTGTCCTTATCGTAACCCGTAGCGCTGGTCGTGACCAGAACCGGCTGCTGACCATTTTCAATATCAGGAGCAGGCTGTCCTGTCGGCCAGAAAGCCGGTTTATTAGGATAGCCCCGCATCAGCATCCGGAAGATTGCCCCAGCACCTACTGTTGGGAAAAACCGGTTTTCCTGACGACCAACTACGCCAATAACCGTATTGATATACTTATTGACTTTAGCATCCAGGTTTAGTCGGAAATCATACTGCTTGTAGCCGGTTGCTGAATTTTTGTAGTAGCCATCCTGATTCTGGTAATTAGCCGACGCCAGGTATTTAACATTTTCGCTACCGCCCACTAACTGCAATGTATGCCGTGTTTGAGGAGACCACGTTTTTAGTGCTTCACCAAACCAGTCCGTATTGGGGTGTGCCCAGGGGTCCGAACCATCCTGGAATTTCTTGATATCATCAGGCGTAAAAGCAGCCTTGGCGATAGCGCCATTATCAGGACGAGTAAAAGTACCTGTTGTATTGAAAGCGGTATTAGCATCTTTCCAGTACTGAGCAGGCAGGTTATACAAGTTGATCTCATTGTTCAACTGGGCGTATTCGGCCGCACTTGCCATTTTGGGAATGACGGTTGGCTGTCCCCAGCCCTGATTGAAGCTGTAGGAAAGATCAGGCTTACCCGTTTTGCCCCGTTTGGTGGTGATCAGGATAACGCCGTTAGCAGCCCGCGAACCATAAATAGCCGCCGACGCATCTTTCAGGACAGACATGCTTTCGATATCGGCGGGGTTAATCCGATCCAGGCCCCCTGCCCGGGCAGGCACACCATCGATAACGATCAGGGCATCATTATTACCAAGCGTATTAGACCCCCGAATACGAATTTTGGCACCGTCATAACCCGGTTCGCCACTGGCGTTGGTTGCAATGACACCCGGCATCCGGCCCGCAATGGAGTTACTCAGGTTAGTAGCCGGCGATTTAACCAGATCGCTTCCTTTTACAGTCGCTACGGAGCCAGTTACTGTTTCTTTTTTCTGCTCACCGTAACCAACTACGACAACTTCATTTAACATTTTATCGTCTGAAGCCAGCGTAATGCTAATGGTATTTCTACCGTTAATAGGTATTTCCTGTGTAGTATACCCGATGTAGGAGAAAACCAGTGTGGAGTTTCCACTAGGTGCGTTCAATGTATAATCACCCTCTGCTGTAGTAACAGTTCCGGTGGTTGTCCCTTTAATCAATATGCTTACACCTGGCAGCGCTAAGCCCTGACTATCAGCAACTTTACCGGAAACTTTCGTCTGTGCGAATGCACTTACCGAACAGAGAAGGCAAAATATCAGCAGGATACCGGCAGTACTTCCGCGGGCCTGCCCAACATTTTTCGCAAAAGGTACCCTTTCCCCACAGAGGGACCTCTTGTTGGTAAATAGTTTTTTCATGAAATTATCCTGTTTTTGTTCAACAGGATAAAGTAAATAGTACTACTCATCTACTGACTTTATCTTAATCAGTATTTAGTTTTTTTTACCTTATTTTATCTCCAATAGGAATAAACATATACATATCAAGGTAAAAAAGAATCAGACAATGAACAGGAAGCCAAGTATTTATACTCTCTTTTCACCATAAATCACATTAACATAAGAATAGTTTTTTGTTATAGTAGACTTCCAATCAGAAACATAATTCCCGTCTATTTCGGCCAATAAATGGGCCTGTAACGATGTGATAGATCCACAAACCCGGCCTTGAATCAGTCGAAAAGCCTACTTCTTACGCTGAATATTCATCAAAACAGACGGGCGGCTGGCACTTACTAGTGAGTGCCAGCCGCCCGTCTGTTTTGATTAGCTATCTTTTCTGCTAGGTGCCGGTAACCTGCTCTTCCTGTTGTTGC
This window harbors:
- a CDS encoding RagB/SusD family nutrient uptake outer membrane protein, whose protein sequence is MNYIIKCLSFSLVVGVTMVACNSDFLNTQPLDKVSGDAVWADQSLSEAFVTDVYNGLRDGILEQMNFDCQTDNALYSFGKQDVNEANVSPSNLGTVKNTMAWSDVYPRIRAANIAIFNLTKPKFDNSSGIADRMKGEMYFMRGYFYNQLLRYYGGIPIIKSPYTLNEADFTVARNTYEECVNAIVSDLDSAAILLKGKTLTSGRATVGAALALKARVLLYAASDLHDIPTAKAKSSVIASFTKPELLGYVSGDRTARWQKAKDAAKAVMDLNQYGYKLNLTAPVTAAEGQQNYINLYLSRSGGEADGIFLKYYIRASFDDWGSWYPRNNMPNGYHGWTSSEPTQNLVDSYEMMDGTKFDWKNATHAAAPYENRDPRFYASILFDGAQWKPRTPDGAGIDPAGQIQMGEYEVGTAGSATKYSGLDTRNSSIENWNGTWTGYAIRKFMDPDPTLVDQNIRQEVPSIQIRFTEVVLNYAEACMALGQEAEAKTWINRVRFRVGMPAITETGAALAARYQNERNIEMLFEEQRFYDVRRWMTAPTALGKQAQIIIITGKLKPGKSVTTYKYNKDNYTYSYSVQDLGTGKENRKWADKIYFLPISRDEINRNNKLVQNPGYE
- a CDS encoding SusC/RagA family TonB-linked outer membrane protein yields the protein MKKLFTNKRSLCGERVPFAKNVGQARGSTAGILLIFCLLCSVSAFAQTKVSGKVADSQGLALPGVSILIKGTTTGTVTTAEGDYTLNAPSGNSTLVFSYIGYTTQEIPINGRNTISITLASDDKMLNEVVVVGYGEQKKETVTGSVATVKGSDLVKSPATNLSNSIAGRMPGVIATNASGEPGYDGAKIRIRGSNTLGNNDALIVIDGVPARAGGLDRINPADIESMSVLKDASAAIYGSRAANGVILITTKRGKTGKPDLSYSFNQGWGQPTVIPKMASAAEYAQLNNEINLYNLPAQYWKDANTAFNTTGTFTRPDNGAIAKAAFTPDDIKKFQDGSDPWAHPNTDWFGEALKTWSPQTRHTLQLVGGSENVKYLASANYQNQDGYYKNSATGYKQYDFRLNLDAKVNKYINTVIGVVGRQENRFFPTVGAGAIFRMLMRGYPNKPAFWPTGQPAPDIENGQQPVLVTTSATGYDKDTRYYLQSNASVNITNPWIPGLKFSGSVALDKYIQQGKRWETPWFVYSWDYTSYDANKQPILQRVQKGPAQAQLNQYTNDQFNSLLSGILSYDHVFGGDHAVTLLAGITKEQSNSNGFFAFRKYFASTAIDQLFAGGSAEKNSGNNPANTPIWQRARMSYFGRAGYNFKEKYLAEFLWRYDGSYMFPANSRWGFFPGISAGWRISEEDFFKKSLPAVSSLKLRASWGQLGNDQVYFNDALREYDYLPTYAYGDVVNSAWGYVTGGQVAQTLYENGVPNTSLTWEVANNADIGLEGSLFNGKVFFEFDVFQNKRSNILWRKSASIPQTTGATLPATNIGKVTNKGYEFRIGYNGEVGDLKYSVSVNGGYAKNQITFWDETPGAPEWQRSTGKPIPSNVNDPNQQNGTLLYQYDGIFSTQADIDANKLDYSGVGASLLRPGDMKLKDINGDGKINGDDRVRADRNNQPRFQGGFNASLRYKNFDLSILVQGSTGGQIFLQTESGTIGNFLKYSYDHRWTVDNPSTVDPRIVDRSNQYFSNGTSYWLKSTDYARLKNLELGYTLPGKIGSKIGLNSLRIYVNGLNLVTYSPSMKGLFDPESTSGSAQYYPQARVINTGLSVSF